A window of the Desulfobacula toluolica Tol2 genome harbors these coding sequences:
- a CDS encoding cyclic nucleotide-binding domain-containing protein, with protein sequence MILKEIDLFKGIDYAIMEQTADICVEEIFKKDDRIFEKGDVADCLYILVEGDLKLVVENGASMNFSLTEPGTIFGWSSMAESGKYTSSGSGVCATDLKAVKIDVNKFDIIKCCQAASDKDVRLKT encoded by the coding sequence ATGATTCTAAAAGAAATAGACCTTTTTAAAGGAATAGATTATGCAATAATGGAGCAGACAGCAGATATCTGTGTTGAAGAGATCTTTAAAAAGGATGACCGGATATTTGAAAAAGGAGATGTTGCCGACTGTCTTTATATTCTTGTGGAAGGAGACCTTAAACTGGTAGTTGAAAATGGAGCTTCTATGAATTTCAGCTTAACTGAACCCGGAACAATATTTGGATGGTCAAGCATGGCAGAGTCAGGAAAATACACATCTTCCGGTTCCGGGGTCTGTGCAACTGACTTGAAAGCCGTTAAGATTGATGTGAACAAATTTGATATTATTAAGTGTTGCCAAGCAGCATCTGACAAAGATGTTCGCTTAAAAACATAA
- a CDS encoding DUF3786 domain-containing protein, with amino-acid sequence MALSVVDLYVKVLPKTNCKECGYPTCLAFAGMVVSEKYPLKNCPHIALEILKPAQKELEQQYKEGKWLKKDMAKEALEWAKQRVVSMQLKDIASRIGAKVTTVDDMDQITLPCFNKILLITKDSVRDASGNELTRNEQTFVYIHMAQGGSSHPAGKMKSFKEFPNTVSKIVSMEKNVEIPLKKAFASHRTELKQACENSGGEDITAQYESCDLAFRFTAFPKIPVILLFRDEEDGFEADIKLLFDETIIEHLDIESIMFLSEHLCQMLLGNT; translated from the coding sequence ATGGCACTTTCTGTTGTGGATCTTTATGTAAAAGTCCTGCCGAAAACAAATTGTAAAGAGTGTGGATACCCCACATGCCTTGCGTTTGCCGGAATGGTGGTATCTGAAAAATATCCGTTAAAAAACTGCCCGCACATTGCCCTGGAAATCTTGAAGCCGGCCCAAAAAGAGCTTGAACAACAATATAAAGAAGGTAAATGGCTGAAAAAAGACATGGCAAAAGAGGCCCTTGAATGGGCAAAACAACGGGTGGTCTCAATGCAATTAAAAGATATTGCATCCCGGATTGGAGCAAAGGTAACAACCGTTGACGATATGGATCAGATCACCCTTCCCTGCTTCAATAAAATTCTCCTGATAACCAAAGACAGCGTCCGGGATGCATCAGGCAACGAATTGACCCGCAATGAGCAGACATTTGTTTATATCCATATGGCCCAGGGAGGATCGTCCCATCCGGCAGGGAAAATGAAAAGCTTTAAGGAATTTCCCAATACCGTATCAAAAATAGTTTCCATGGAAAAGAATGTGGAAATTCCGCTTAAAAAAGCATTTGCATCCCATAGAACCGAACTCAAACAAGCTTGTGAAAATTCAGGCGGAGAAGATATTACTGCCCAATATGAATCCTGTGATCTTGCCTTCCGGTTTACAGCATTTCCAAAAATCCCGGTCATCCTTTTATTCCGTGACGAAGAGGACGGATTTGAAGCAGACATAAAACTCTTATTTGACGAAACCATTATTGAACACCTTGACATTGAATCAATTATGTTTTTAAGCGAACATCTTTGTCAGATGCTGCTTGGCAACACTTAA
- the rd gene encoding rubredoxin: MDRYVCDLCGYVYDPADGDPDNGIDPGTTFEELPEDWVCPICGAGKEDFSKE, translated from the coding sequence ATGGACAGGTATGTATGTGACCTTTGCGGTTATGTGTATGATCCGGCAGACGGAGATCCCGATAACGGTATTGATCCTGGAACAACGTTTGAAGAGCTTCCCGAAGACTGGGTCTGCCCTATTTGCGGTGCCGGGAAAGAAGATTTTTCAAAAGAGTAA
- the cydB gene encoding cytochrome d ubiquinol oxidase subunit II — protein MLLQYTWFYLWGLLWAVFFMTDGFDFGIGTLYPFLGKSDRDKRVMINSIGPLWDGNEVWLITAGGVTFAAFPQVYATMFSSLYTPLMLILFALIFRGVAFEFRGKIESNGWKKLWDTFIFLGSFLPALLFGVAFANIFQGIPFDGDGIYHGNTLKLLNPYGLLGGVLFVLLFLQHGANWLNIKTTGELRERSILVSKKIWLFLVPVAVIFLIASYFTTSLYENYFKTPAMFLVILATVAALFATRFFIEKQLFFKAWFASALTIVGAIFFGVIGLFPALFPSSMDKAFSLTAFNASSSPLTLKIMLGVVLVFIPIVIIYQAWAYHFFKEPVTQEDLDMDEAY, from the coding sequence ATGTTACTTCAATATACTTGGTTTTACTTGTGGGGACTCTTATGGGCTGTATTTTTTATGACGGACGGGTTTGATTTTGGAATCGGGACACTGTATCCTTTTCTTGGCAAATCAGACCGGGACAAAAGAGTCATGATCAATTCCATAGGCCCGTTATGGGACGGAAATGAAGTCTGGTTGATCACTGCCGGGGGCGTCACCTTTGCAGCATTCCCCCAAGTGTATGCCACAATGTTTTCTTCCCTTTATACCCCTTTGATGCTGATTTTATTTGCCCTAATTTTCAGGGGAGTAGCCTTTGAATTCAGGGGAAAAATCGAAAGTAACGGCTGGAAAAAACTCTGGGATACTTTTATTTTCCTTGGCAGTTTTTTACCGGCTCTTCTTTTTGGAGTTGCATTTGCCAATATTTTTCAGGGTATCCCCTTTGACGGCGATGGCATTTATCATGGCAACACCTTAAAGTTGCTCAACCCTTACGGGCTTTTGGGGGGTGTTTTATTTGTCCTGTTATTTTTGCAGCATGGTGCAAACTGGCTCAACATCAAAACCACGGGGGAGCTTAGGGAAAGATCCATTTTGGTATCTAAAAAAATATGGCTCTTTCTGGTTCCTGTTGCCGTAATTTTTCTGATCGCAAGTTATTTTACAACCAGTCTTTATGAAAATTATTTTAAAACTCCTGCCATGTTCCTTGTGATCCTTGCAACAGTTGCTGCACTATTTGCAACCCGTTTTTTCATTGAAAAACAACTTTTTTTTAAAGCCTGGTTTGCATCAGCATTAACGATTGTGGGCGCGATATTCTTTGGAGTTATCGGACTTTTTCCTGCACTTTTTCCCTCCAGCATGGACAAAGCATTTTCATTAACTGCATTCAACGCATCATCAAGCCCCTTAACATTAAAAATCATGCTGGGCGTTGTCCTGGTATTTATTCCCATTGTCATTATTTATCAGGCCTGGGCCTATCATTTTTTCAAGGAGCCTGTCACACAGGAAGATCTTGATATGGATGAAGCATATTAA
- a CDS encoding cytochrome ubiquinol oxidase subunit I, translating into MDPVFLSRLQFAAATMFHFLFVPLTLGISVIIAYMETKYARTGEEVYLRMTKFWGKLFLINFALGVVTGITLEFQFGTNWSRYSEYVGDVFGSLLAIEASVAFFLESTFIGIWIFGWKKMSAKAHAGVMWVVAAAGNLSGIWILTANGFMQNPVGYTIRNGRAELTDFFAVLFNYHGILEILHVLPSGLLVSSFFIMGISAYHLLKKQEIDLFTRSFKIALFVGLASSIIVALVGDFHGVNVAKTQPAKLAAMESHWETQTRAPIVLFAIPDESREKNLIEIGSIPGILSFLGFHDFNATVIGLKDIPKDERPPVLPTFIGFRTMVGIGTLLILLTIYGWFKRDKLMESPTYLKWMLFSIPLPYIAIEMGWVVSEVGRQPWIVYGVLKTSDAVSPIAGNQVLFSLIGFIVVYGMLGALGFYLISKYAKQGPEAAATK; encoded by the coding sequence ATGGACCCGGTTTTTCTATCAAGATTACAATTTGCCGCAGCAACCATGTTCCATTTTCTTTTTGTACCCCTGACCCTTGGAATTTCAGTTATAATTGCCTACATGGAAACAAAGTATGCAAGAACCGGGGAAGAGGTCTATTTGAGAATGACAAAATTCTGGGGCAAACTTTTTTTAATTAATTTTGCCTTAGGTGTTGTCACAGGCATCACCCTTGAGTTCCAGTTTGGAACCAACTGGTCAAGATATTCCGAGTATGTGGGAGATGTATTTGGCTCACTTTTAGCCATTGAGGCATCTGTTGCATTTTTTCTTGAATCCACATTCATAGGCATCTGGATTTTCGGCTGGAAAAAAATGTCAGCCAAAGCCCATGCAGGCGTTATGTGGGTTGTTGCAGCAGCAGGTAACCTATCCGGCATATGGATACTGACGGCCAATGGATTCATGCAAAATCCGGTTGGCTATACCATCAGAAACGGAAGAGCAGAACTGACTGATTTTTTTGCTGTTCTTTTTAATTATCACGGCATTCTTGAAATTTTACATGTTCTTCCTTCCGGCCTTCTGGTCAGCTCGTTTTTCATTATGGGAATTTCTGCCTATCACCTGCTTAAAAAGCAGGAAATCGATCTTTTCACCCGTTCTTTCAAAATCGCTCTCTTTGTTGGCCTTGCATCTTCAATCATAGTGGCTTTGGTTGGCGATTTTCACGGTGTCAACGTTGCTAAAACCCAACCCGCCAAGCTGGCTGCCATGGAATCCCACTGGGAAACCCAGACCCGGGCACCCATTGTTCTGTTTGCCATACCCGATGAAAGCCGGGAAAAAAATCTGATTGAGATTGGCTCAATCCCCGGCATCCTGAGCTTTTTAGGATTTCATGATTTTAATGCAACCGTTATCGGACTCAAAGACATTCCCAAAGATGAACGTCCGCCGGTTCTGCCCACTTTTATCGGATTCAGAACAATGGTGGGAATCGGCACACTGTTGATCCTGCTGACCATTTACGGATGGTTCAAAAGAGACAAGCTCATGGAAAGCCCCACATATCTGAAATGGATGCTGTTTTCCATTCCCTTGCCCTATATTGCCATAGAAATGGGATGGGTGGTTTCAGAGGTCGGCAGACAGCCCTGGATAGTTTATGGAGTTCTTAAAACATCAGATGCCGTATCCCCAATTGCCGGAAACCAGGTTCTGTTTTCCCTGATCGGTTTTATTGTCGTCTATGGCATGTTAGGGGCCCTGGGCTTTTATCTGATCAGCAAATATGCCAAACAAGGCCCTGAGGCCGCTGCAACCAAATAA
- a CDS encoding cytochrome b/b6 domain-containing protein: MADKKIIKIYLYTRFERLWHWLQALMIICLIITGLEIHGTYQLMGFQTAVNVHNFTGLSWLIMFAFFVFWLLTTGEWKQYLPTTKRLFLVIRYYAWDIFQGKPHPVQKSKGAKHNPLQRLAYLGISALLLPVQMITGLLYYLYNDLSGALSLEILAVMHMLVALFLLNFLIIHVYMTTTGHSIFSHIAGMITGWEEIYETTKIADWETQATRKK; the protein is encoded by the coding sequence ATGGCGGATAAAAAAATCATCAAAATTTATCTTTACACACGGTTTGAACGGTTGTGGCACTGGCTCCAGGCACTGATGATCATCTGCCTGATTATTACCGGTCTTGAAATTCACGGCACATACCAGTTAATGGGTTTTCAGACAGCCGTCAATGTCCATAATTTTACGGGCCTGTCCTGGCTGATCATGTTTGCCTTTTTTGTTTTCTGGCTTCTGACAACAGGAGAATGGAAGCAATATCTTCCCACAACCAAAAGACTTTTTCTGGTCATCCGGTACTATGCCTGGGATATTTTTCAGGGAAAACCCCATCCGGTTCAAAAATCAAAAGGGGCAAAGCATAACCCGCTGCAGCGGCTGGCATATCTGGGAATCTCCGCCCTGCTGCTGCCGGTACAGATGATAACAGGATTACTATACTATCTGTATAATGATCTGTCAGGTGCCCTTTCCCTGGAAATTCTGGCCGTTATGCACATGTTGGTTGCACTTTTTCTATTAAATTTTTTAATCATTCATGTTTATATGACAACCACTGGCCATTCGATTTTCAGCCATATAGCAGGTATGATAACAGGATGGGAAGAGATTTACGAGACCACAAAAATTGCCGACTGGGAAACCCAGGCCACCCGAAAGAAATAA